Proteins co-encoded in one Flavivirga eckloniae genomic window:
- a CDS encoding BspA family leucine-rich repeat surface protein yields the protein MIKLFKIAMLCTVLVMVSCSKEEQPDEAALKKETVEKEIETKIVLKGLTRQLKLADMPYGNKNIIWSSDDASVATVDDTGLVKGVALGEVTIKAETPEGKTLKWILAVENQPAPGTEFITTWIGEEITIPTWPFYKYDYNIDWDNDGIVDEIGITGDVTHKFKSYGEHTIRISGRFPYILFSVSEPENRDKIISIDQWGTGEWESMDQSYYYCTNLIVRATDAPNLSKTTSLGGMFYRAHAEALNTSNWDVSTITNMAYMFYGATLGKTDVSNWDVSNVTDMTAMFSETQLLNPDVSKWDISKVESINGMFDKALSANPDVSNWNVSHLTEMISVFSDTESANPNVSSWDVSNVTDMSFLFSGAKAANPDVSKWDVSKVTNMRFMFEETVLANPDVSNWDVSNVTVMANMFNDSQLANPDVSNWNVSKVTTMGRMFDGALSANPDVSNWNVSNVTRAYYMFANTPLADPDVSNWDVSNVTSFQSMFENTTLANPDVSNWNTSNVTTMRFMFEDAVSADPDVSKWDVSNVTDMWKMFKGATLAEPDVSNWNIGNVTNMKEMFTGAVSFSVENYEQALINFANQPHQKNVVLDADVMPASKEALTAMKALISDGWVVNGLPE from the coding sequence ATGATTAAACTATTTAAAATTGCAATGCTATGTACGGTATTAGTTATGGTATCATGCTCAAAAGAAGAGCAGCCCGACGAGGCTGCCTTAAAAAAAGAAACGGTAGAAAAAGAGATAGAAACTAAAATTGTTTTAAAAGGATTAACAAGACAATTGAAACTAGCCGATATGCCGTATGGAAATAAAAATATTATTTGGAGCAGTGATGACGCTTCAGTCGCAACGGTAGATGACACAGGGCTTGTTAAAGGTGTTGCTTTAGGAGAAGTTACCATTAAAGCAGAAACACCGGAAGGAAAAACTCTTAAATGGATTCTAGCCGTAGAAAACCAACCTGCCCCAGGAACAGAGTTTATTACTACCTGGATAGGAGAGGAAATAACTATACCTACATGGCCTTTTTATAAATATGATTATAATATTGACTGGGATAATGATGGCATTGTTGATGAAATCGGAATCACTGGTGATGTAACGCACAAGTTTAAGTCTTATGGAGAGCATACCATTCGAATTAGCGGACGCTTTCCCTATATTCTTTTTTCCGTTTCGGAGCCAGAGAATCGAGATAAAATTATCTCTATAGATCAATGGGGAACTGGAGAATGGGAATCTATGGATCAGTCGTATTATTATTGTACCAACCTTATTGTCCGGGCAACCGATGCTCCTAATTTGAGTAAAACTACAAGTCTGGGCGGAATGTTTTATAGGGCTCATGCTGAAGCATTGAATACAAGTAATTGGGATGTTTCAACCATAACAAACATGGCTTATATGTTTTACGGAGCAACATTAGGTAAAACCGATGTTAGTAACTGGGATGTTTCAAATGTAACAGACATGACAGCTATGTTTTCGGAAACACAACTATTGAACCCAGATGTTAGTAAATGGGATATTTCAAAAGTAGAAAGTATAAATGGAATGTTCGATAAAGCTTTATCTGCTAATCCAGATGTTAGTAACTGGAATGTCTCACATTTAACTGAAATGATTTCTGTATTTTCAGATACAGAATCTGCGAATCCCAATGTTAGTAGTTGGGATGTTTCTAATGTAACAGATATGTCTTTTTTGTTTAGTGGAGCAAAAGCGGCTAACCCCGATGTTAGTAAATGGGATGTCTCTAAGGTAACCAATATGAGGTTTATGTTCGAAGAGACTGTGTTGGCTAATCCTGATGTAAGTAACTGGGATGTTTCAAACGTAACCGTTATGGCCAATATGTTTAATGATTCTCAATTAGCTAATCCTGATGTGAGTAACTGGAATGTTTCTAAAGTAACAACAATGGGACGTATGTTTGATGGGGCACTATCTGCAAACCCCGATGTAAGCAATTGGAATGTTTCAAATGTTACACGAGCGTATTATATGTTTGCTAATACACCCTTAGCAGATCCGGATGTTAGTAATTGGGATGTTTCAAATGTTACAAGTTTTCAGTCTATGTTTGAAAACACAACTTTAGCGAACCCAGATGTAAGTAACTGGAATACTTCGAACGTAACAACTATGAGATTTATGTTTGAAGACGCTGTATCTGCCGATCCAGATGTGAGTAAATGGGATGTTTCGAACGTAACAGATATGTGGAAAATGTTTAAAGGAGCCACATTGGCTGAGCCTGATGTTAGCAATTGGAACATTGGAAATGTAACAAATATGAAAGAGATGTTTACCGGAGCTGTTTCATTTTCTGTTGAAAATTATGAGCAGGCGTTAATCAATTTTGCGAATCAACCACATCAAAAAAATGTTGTATTGGATGCAGATGTTATGCCTGCTTCAAAAGAGGCATTGACAGCGATGAAAGCACTAATAAGTGATGGATGGGTTGTAAACGGATTGCCGGAATAA
- a CDS encoding BspA family leucine-rich repeat surface protein encodes MIKLSKITMALTVAILVSCSKEEPNLEPSADTISPEALEGKVAKITKGSEFITTWEGTEITIPTAPVNTYSYNVDWDNDGIADQTGITGDVTHTFDTPGKHTIRITGLFPSINFNLSSEENADQIISIDQWGINAWESFSFAFTSCSNLKIMATDAPNLSKATSLGAMFYNSGVGSFDASNWDVSNITNMSHMFRETSFANPNVSNWNVSNVIDMEAMFYHAKSANPNVSKWDVSKVQDMDQMFMAAVSADPDVRNWDVSSAYDLSLMFAWATSANPDVSNWDVSNVIKMDHTFAGTVLANPDVSNWDVSKVIDMDGMFSGAKSANPDVSKWRITSLYHMNGMFREAPAFSNANYEKLLINFAYQPHRGYMLLTTEATAVSAEAIAARQVLINDGWIIKDGNNTP; translated from the coding sequence ATGATTAAATTATCTAAAATTACAATGGCACTTACAGTTGCCATATTAGTTTCTTGTTCTAAGGAAGAACCGAACTTAGAACCAAGTGCAGACACAATTTCACCCGAAGCTCTAGAAGGAAAAGTAGCCAAAATTACAAAAGGCTCTGAGTTTATTACTACCTGGGAAGGTACAGAGATTACCATACCTACAGCTCCTGTTAATACTTATAGTTATAATGTTGATTGGGATAACGACGGCATTGCAGACCAAACCGGAATTACGGGCGATGTAACTCATACATTCGACACACCTGGAAAACATACTATTCGAATTACAGGCTTGTTTCCTTCAATTAACTTTAATCTTTCCAGTGAGGAAAATGCTGATCAAATTATCTCAATAGACCAATGGGGAATTAATGCCTGGGAAAGCTTTAGTTTTGCTTTTACATCTTGCAGTAACCTCAAAATAATGGCAACCGATGCTCCAAATTTAAGTAAAGCAACCTCTTTGGGAGCAATGTTTTATAATTCAGGCGTAGGTAGTTTTGATGCGAGTAATTGGGATGTTTCAAATATTACCAATATGTCACATATGTTTAGAGAAACATCATTTGCCAACCCAAATGTAAGTAATTGGAATGTTTCAAATGTTATAGACATGGAAGCTATGTTTTATCACGCAAAATCGGCCAATCCTAATGTTAGTAAATGGGATGTTTCAAAAGTGCAAGACATGGATCAAATGTTCATGGCGGCGGTATCGGCTGATCCTGATGTGCGTAATTGGGATGTTTCCAGTGCATATGACCTGAGTTTAATGTTTGCTTGGGCAACATCGGCTAATCCAGATGTAAGCAACTGGGATGTTTCAAATGTGATTAAAATGGATCATACGTTTGCAGGAACAGTATTGGCTAATCCAGATGTAAGTAACTGGGACGTTTCAAAAGTTATAGATATGGACGGTATGTTTAGCGGAGCGAAATCTGCAAACCCCGATGTAAGTAAATGGAGAATAACTAGTCTCTACCACATGAATGGTATGTTTAGGGAAGCTCCGGCATTTTCTAATGCAAATTACGAGAAACTTTTAATAAACTTTGCTTACCAGCCGCATCGAGGGTATATGTTACTTACAACAGAAGCGACGGCTGTATCTGCCGAAGCAATAGCTGCAAGACAAGTTTTAATTAATGACGGTTGGATTATAAAGGATGGTAATAATACGCCATAA